From Rhodovibrio salinarum DSM 9154:
GGGCCGAACTACCCGAATATGTGATGGGCAGCGGACGGGCCGGTCGGTAGGCGTACCGGCCCGTCCTGCGGCAGCTCAAATTGCCATCACCGCGCCAAGTTGTTCCTTCAGGTCCGCGTCGCTGGCGTTGGTCAGGTCCTTGGCGATCTCGCCGGTGACCTTGGCGTAGGTCGGCTTGCTGAGCTGTTCGCGCAGCCAGCCGAGCGTCTTTGGTGGGGCGACCAGCACCAGGCGGTCGAAGCGACCTTCGGTGCGGGCGTGATCGAGCGTCTCGGCGACCTGGTGGGCAAAGCGTTCCTTCTCGAAGGTGTGCCAGTCGGTGCGCGGTGCGACGGCGTGGCGGCCGCCGCTGGCCGGGCTGCTGCCGCGGCCGGGCTTGTCGGTCACCAGCTCGCGGTTGGGCGGCAGGTGTTGTTGCATCTCGGAGTCGAGGGCGGCTTCAAGGCCCTTGCCGGGGCCATGGTTCTCCAGAAAACGGGCGCGAGCGCCGTCGGCGACGAGGATCCAGGTTCGGATGGGTTTCATGGCCAGCAATTACCTCCGCTCAACTTGTTGTTTTACCCGGATTTTGGCGGTTGCCTCTCAGGCATGTAGGTAGCCCGGCGGCGGCCCGCAACGCGGCATGCCAGCCGTGTCGTCACGCCCCCTTGTTAGGTCGGGTTCAGACTGTATGATGCGGCGCCACATTCGGCGGACAGGATTGTTTGGCATGGAACTGCGCACGGCGCTCACATTCGACGACGTTCTCCTTGAGCCCGCCGAAAGCTCCGTCCTGCCCAACCAGACCGATACGCGCACGCGCTTTACCCGCTCGATCGAGCTGGGCATCCCGTTGGTGTCCGCTGCGATGGACACGGTGACGGAAAGCGCGCTCGCCATCGCGATGGCGCAGGCCGGCGGCATCGGCGTGATTCACAAGAATCTCGAAATCCCCGAGCAGGCCGACGAGGTTCGGGCGGTCAAGAAGTACGAAAGCGGCATGGTGATCAACCCGGTCACCGTGCGCCCGGAACAGACGCTGGCCGACGCGCTGGCGCTGATGGACCGGCACAAGATCTCCGGCATCCCGGTGACGGAAGAGCAGGGGCGGCTGGTCGGCGTGTTGACCAACCGCGATGTGCGCTTCGCCTCCAACCGCAAGCAGCCGGTCTCTGAACTGATGACACGGGACAACCTAGTCACGGTGAAGGAGAACGTCGGCCGCGACGAAGCCAAGCGCCTGTTGCACCAGCACCGCATTGAGAAGCTGCTGGTGGTCGACGAGAGCTACCGCTGCATCGGCCTGATCACGGTCAAGGATATCGAGAAGGCGAGCGCCTTCCCGGATGCCTGCAAGGACGACCAGGGCCGCCTGCGCGTTGCCGCCGCGACCGGTGTGGGCAAGGATGGCATGGCACGCGCTGAGGCGCTGCTCGAGGCCGAGGCGGACGTGATCGTGGTCGATACCGCGCACGGCCATTCGCGCGGCGTGCTGGAGCAGATCAGCCAGATCAAGCGGCTGTCCAACCAGGCCGACGTGGTCGCCGGCAACGTCGCGACCGGGGAGGGCGCCCAGGCGCTGATCGACGCCGGCGCGGACGCGGTCAAGATCGGTATCGGCCCCGGCTCAATCTGCACCACGCGGATCGTGGCCGGCGTCGGCGTGCCGCAGCTCACTGCCCTGCAGAACACGGTCAAGGTCTGCCACGACAACGGCGTGCCGGCGATCTCGGACGGCGGTATCCGCTTCTCCGGCGATCTCGCCAAGGCGATCGCCGCGGGCGGCGACGTCTGCATGATCGGGTCGCTTTTGGCCGGCACCGATGAGAGCCCGGGCGAGGTGTTCCTCTACCAGGGCCGGACCTACAAGGCCTATCGCGGCATGGGCTCGATGGGTGCGATGGCGCGCGGCTCCGCTGACCGCTACTTCCAGGAAGAGGTGTCGGATCGCCTGAAAATGGTGCCGGAAGGTATCGAAGGGCAGGTGCCCTACAAGGGTCCGGCTGGTACGGTGATCCATCAGTTGGTCGGCGGCCTGCGTGCGGCGATGGGTTACACCGGCTGCCCGACCATCCCGGAGCTCCACGAGCGCGCCAAGTTCCTGCAGATCACCAATGCCGGCATCCGCGAAAGCCACGTCCACGACGTTACCATCACCCGCGAGGCTCCGAACTACCGGAACTGACGGCCGAGGCCGTCAGGCACGGGGGCGACGATGACCCCCGGCGCCCGGATCGCCGCAGCGATCGAGCTATTAGCGGAGGTCGATGCGCACGACCGGCCAGCCGATCAGGTCGTGCAGGAGTACGTGCGTCAGCGCCGGTTCATGGGAGCCAAGGACCGGCGCGCGGTGACCGACCTGGTGTTCGCCGCGATCCGCGCCCGGGCGCGGACGTCCTGGTGGTTGGCACTGGCGGCGGGACACGATCCGGAGCATGTCGGCTCGGAAAGTGTCGGCGAGCAGGCCGCCCAGACGCCGCCGGCCCCGCGCGCCCGTGTGTTCGCCTTGTTGATCCTGGGCGAGGGATGGACGGTCGAGCAGCTGGCCGGCGTGTGTGATGGCACCGGCTACAATCCGCCGCCGCCCGACGAGGCTGAACAGGTGCTGCTGTCCGCGCTGGAGGGACAGACGCTGGATGACCCGCGCCAACCGGACTGGGTACGCCTGGAGACGCCGGCGTGGCTCCTGCCTGCCTTCCGAGAGGCGTTTGGCGAGGCAACCGAGGCGGAACTGACCGCGTTGCGCCAGGAAGCTCCGGTTGACCTGCGCGTCAACCGCCTGCTGACCGACGGTCCGCGTGAGGTCGCCGAGGCGCTGGCCGCCGAGGATCTCCAGACCCAGCCCACGGCCTATTCGCCGCTCGGCCTGCGTTTGACCGGCCGGCGGGCGGTGCAGGCAACCGCGCCTTACCGCGATGGCTTCGTCGAGTTGCAGGACGAGGGCTCGCAACTGATCGCGCTTCTGGTCGCGGCCAAGCCCGGCATGGCGGTGTGCGACTTCTGTGCCGGGGCTGGCGGCAAGACACTGGCCCTGGCAGCCGAGATGAACGACCGCGGCCGGCTGGTGGCCCTCGATGTCGACGGCGAGCGGCTGGGCCGTGCGGGGCCGCGGTTGCAGCGGGCGGGCGCCCGGAATGTCGAACGGCGGATGCTGGCCACCGACCAGGATGGCGAGAGCGACCCTTTCGTGGAGGAGAACGCCGGCAGTTTCGACCGCGTGCTGATCGACGCGCCTTGTACCGGAGTTGGGGCCTGGCGCCGGCAGCCCGACAGCCGTTGGCGTCTGTCGGAGCATGCACTCACCCAGCGTACACAGGCGCAGGATCGCATCCTTGCGCAAGCGGCGAAGCTGGTGAAGCCAGGCGGCCGGCTGATCTACGCCACCTGCTCGCTGTTGCCGCAAGAGAACCGTGTGCGCACCTGGGATTTTCAGTCCGCTCATCCGGAGTTTCGCCAGTTGCCTATTGACGAGGTCTGGGCCGAAGGGGTCGGTACGGATACGACCGGCGTGCTGCCGAACGACGGCCAGGACCTGACCCTGACGCCGGCACGCCACGGGACCGACGGCTTCTACCTCGCGGTGTTCGAACGTCAGGCCCAGGGAGCCGGGGGCGGGAAATGAGCGCAAGCATCCGTCTGGCCCAGCCCGCCGACGCCGCGGCGATCGCCCATGTGCATGTCGAGACCTGGCGCGCGGCCTACGCCGGCGTGGTGCCGGACAGCTACCTGGTGCGGATGAGCGAGCAGGGCCAGGCCTTCACGTGGCGCAAGATGCTGGCCCGTCGGTCGAAGGACGAGCGCACGGTGGTCGCCGAAGTCCGCCGGGGCGAGAGTGGTGCGCAGTCGCTGGTCGGTTTCGCGTCGTACGGTCGCCAGCGGGGCACGGACCTCGGCTACACCGGCGAGATCTTCGCGCTGTATGTGCTGCCGGACTGGCACGGCCAGGGTATCGGCCAGCAGCTGATGCACGCGACCTTCCGCCGTCTGTGGGAGGCCGGGACGCCGGGCTGCCTGATCTGGGTGCTGGCGGAGAACCCCGCGCGCTTCTTCTACGAGCATATGGGCGGTCAGCGAGTCGCCGAGCGGATCGAGAACTTCGCGGGCGAGAACCTGACCCAGGTGGCCTACGGCTGGCCCGACCTGGAAACCTGGCTGCAGCAGACCGGTGGGTAGCGGGAAGGTGTGTGCCCGCCACCCCTGCCGCCCGCTTGCCGCCGCACCGCGCCGTCGCTAGCCTCCGCCGCACTTCACGCCCGCCTTCGCTGACGAGACAGTTCCCATGACCGACGCCATCGCCCAGCAGCACGACTGCATTCTAATCCTCGATTTTGGCTCGCAGGTGACGCAGCTGATCGCCCGTCGGGTGCGGGAGAGCGGGACCTTCTGCGAGATCCTGCCCTACAACGCCGACGAAAGCCGGATTCGGGGCTACGACCCCAAAGGCATCATCCTGTCCGGCGGACCGGACTCGGTGACGCGCGAAGGCTCGCCGCGCGCCCCGCAGGCGGTGTTCGAGCTGGGCGTGCCGCTGCTCGGCATCTGTTATGGGCAGCAGACGCTGGTCGAGCAGTTGGGCGGCCGGGTCGAGGGCTCCGAGCATCAGGAGTTCGGCAAGGCCTTCCTCGAGATCGGCGCCGACGTGCCGCTGTTCGAGGGTGTCTGGCAGGCGGGCGAGCGCCATCAGGTCTGGATGTCCCACGGCGATCGCGTGGTTTCGCTGCCCGACGGCTTCCAGGTGGTCGGCACCAGCGACGGCGCGCCCTGCGCGGCGATCGCCGATCCCGAGCGTGGCTATTACGGCGTGCAGTTCCATCCGGAGGTGGTGCACACCCCTGACGGCGGCCGCCTGATCCAGCAGTTCGTGCGCGAGATCGCGGGCTGCCGTGGCGACTGGTCGATGGCCGCCTTCCGGCAGGAGGCGATCCGCAAGATCCGCGCCCAGGTGGGCGACGCCAAGGTGATCTGCGGCCTGTCCGGCGGGGTCGACTCCAGCGTCGCCGCCGTGCTGGTGCACGAGGCGATCGGGGCGCAGTTGACCTGCATCTTCGTCGATCACGGCCTGATGCGCGCGGACGAGGGGACGCAGGTCACCGAGCTGTTCCGCAACAGCTACAACATCCCGCTGGTACACCGCGATGCCTCGGACCTGTTCCTAGGCAAGCTGGACGGCGTTACGGACCCGGAAGCCAAGCGCAAGATCATCGGCACCACCTTCATCGACGTGTTCGAGGAGGAGGCGACCAAGATCGGCGGCGCCGACTTCCTGGTGCAGGGCACGCTCTATCCCGACGTGATCGAGTCGGTGGCGCCCAAGGGCGGGCCGTCGCAGACCATCAAGTCGCACCACAATGTCGGCGGCCTACCCGAGCGGATGGACATGGACCTGGTCGAGCCGCTGCGCGAGCTGTTCAAGGACGAGGTGCGCGCGCTGGGTCGCGAACTGGGCCTGCCGGAACGCATGGTTGGCCGACACCCCTTCCCGGGACCGGGCCTGGCGATCCGCATCCCCGGCGGGGTCACGCGCGAGAAGGCGGACATCCTGCGCAAGGCCGACCGGATCTATCTCGAGGAGATCCGCGAGGCCGGCCTGTACGACGCCATCTGGCAGGCGTTTGCCGTGCTCCTGCCGGTGCAGACGGTGGGCGTGATGGGCGACGCGCGCTCCTACGACTACGTCTGCGCCCTGCGTGCGGTGACGAGCGTTGACGGCATGACGGCCGAGTCCTATCCGTTCGACCACAGCTTCCTGTCGCAGGCCGCGACCCGCATTATCAATGAGGTTCGCGGCATCAACCGGGTGGTCTACGACGTCACCTCCAAGCCGCCGGGAACGATCGAGTGGGAGTAGGGCGTTAGCCGGCGCCGACCGGACCGGGCCTATTCGATCTTTGCCCCCCGCTCTGCCAGCAGGGCGCGCAGGACGGAGCGGTGGCAGCGGTCTTCGCGCGCGCAGTAGCAGCCGACCGAGAAGTTGCCGGTGTGGGAGAGGGCGGCC
This genomic window contains:
- the guaA gene encoding glutamine-hydrolyzing GMP synthase, with amino-acid sequence MTDAIAQQHDCILILDFGSQVTQLIARRVRESGTFCEILPYNADESRIRGYDPKGIILSGGPDSVTREGSPRAPQAVFELGVPLLGICYGQQTLVEQLGGRVEGSEHQEFGKAFLEIGADVPLFEGVWQAGERHQVWMSHGDRVVSLPDGFQVVGTSDGAPCAAIADPERGYYGVQFHPEVVHTPDGGRLIQQFVREIAGCRGDWSMAAFRQEAIRKIRAQVGDAKVICGLSGGVDSSVAAVLVHEAIGAQLTCIFVDHGLMRADEGTQVTELFRNSYNIPLVHRDASDLFLGKLDGVTDPEAKRKIIGTTFIDVFEEEATKIGGADFLVQGTLYPDVIESVAPKGGPSQTIKSHHNVGGLPERMDMDLVEPLRELFKDEVRALGRELGLPERMVGRHPFPGPGLAIRIPGGVTREKADILRKADRIYLEEIREAGLYDAIWQAFAVLLPVQTVGVMGDARSYDYVCALRAVTSVDGMTAESYPFDHSFLSQAATRIINEVRGINRVVYDVTSKPPGTIEWE
- the guaB gene encoding IMP dehydrogenase, producing MELRTALTFDDVLLEPAESSVLPNQTDTRTRFTRSIELGIPLVSAAMDTVTESALAIAMAQAGGIGVIHKNLEIPEQADEVRAVKKYESGMVINPVTVRPEQTLADALALMDRHKISGIPVTEEQGRLVGVLTNRDVRFASNRKQPVSELMTRDNLVTVKENVGRDEAKRLLHQHRIEKLLVVDESYRCIGLITVKDIEKASAFPDACKDDQGRLRVAAATGVGKDGMARAEALLEAEADVIVVDTAHGHSRGVLEQISQIKRLSNQADVVAGNVATGEGAQALIDAGADAVKIGIGPGSICTTRIVAGVGVPQLTALQNTVKVCHDNGVPAISDGGIRFSGDLAKAIAAGGDVCMIGSLLAGTDESPGEVFLYQGRTYKAYRGMGSMGAMARGSADRYFQEEVSDRLKMVPEGIEGQVPYKGPAGTVIHQLVGGLRAAMGYTGCPTIPELHERAKFLQITNAGIRESHVHDVTITREAPNYRN
- a CDS encoding RsmB/NOP family class I SAM-dependent RNA methyltransferase is translated as MTPGARIAAAIELLAEVDAHDRPADQVVQEYVRQRRFMGAKDRRAVTDLVFAAIRARARTSWWLALAAGHDPEHVGSESVGEQAAQTPPAPRARVFALLILGEGWTVEQLAGVCDGTGYNPPPPDEAEQVLLSALEGQTLDDPRQPDWVRLETPAWLLPAFREAFGEATEAELTALRQEAPVDLRVNRLLTDGPREVAEALAAEDLQTQPTAYSPLGLRLTGRRAVQATAPYRDGFVELQDEGSQLIALLVAAKPGMAVCDFCAGAGGKTLALAAEMNDRGRLVALDVDGERLGRAGPRLQRAGARNVERRMLATDQDGESDPFVEENAGSFDRVLIDAPCTGVGAWRRQPDSRWRLSEHALTQRTQAQDRILAQAAKLVKPGGRLIYATCSLLPQENRVRTWDFQSAHPEFRQLPIDEVWAEGVGTDTTGVLPNDGQDLTLTPARHGTDGFYLAVFERQAQGAGGGK
- a CDS encoding host attachment protein encodes the protein MKPIRTWILVADGARARFLENHGPGKGLEAALDSEMQQHLPPNRELVTDKPGRGSSPASGGRHAVAPRTDWHTFEKERFAHQVAETLDHARTEGRFDRLVLVAPPKTLGWLREQLSKPTYAKVTGEIAKDLTNASDADLKEQLGAVMAI
- a CDS encoding GNAT family N-acetyltransferase: MSASIRLAQPADAAAIAHVHVETWRAAYAGVVPDSYLVRMSEQGQAFTWRKMLARRSKDERTVVAEVRRGESGAQSLVGFASYGRQRGTDLGYTGEIFALYVLPDWHGQGIGQQLMHATFRRLWEAGTPGCLIWVLAENPARFFYEHMGGQRVAERIENFAGENLTQVAYGWPDLETWLQQTGG